The segment AATCGTGCGCTCCGCCAGCCAGAGAGTAGGATGGGCCGCTTCGTCATGAGGGGTACCCATGCTACAGTGAGAGCGTGGGCAAGTCGAGCATGAGCGTTTCCAGCACCATGCGAATGTTACCGAAACGATGGATCGCATCGATGCTTTCCATCGTTTTCTGCAGCGCATGGAATACTTGATCGGTGTCCAACTTGGATGCCAGGCGCTCAATATCTTCAGCACGATCCGGGTTCTGCGTCGCTGTATCGGCATCCGTGGACGTCACCAGTACGTCGCGCCACAAACTCCCCCAACTGACCAACACATCCTCGGCGTGTTCACGCAATACTTGCAGATCTTTCCCCCGCGTTACCTCTTCCACATATGCGAAACGCATTGCACGATTATTTCCCAACAAACCGACGAAATCATCGAGAATTTTCGTGCGTTGATCCAGCAACGCTGGATTTGCAAGCAAGCGCAGCGCATATCCTGGTCGCCCCGAGCTTATTCCCGCCAACAAGCGAGCCTTTTCTTTGCTTTCGCCTCTCTCTACGAGCACTCGTTCCAATTCGTCACGAGTTGGCGCTCGCAGATTGAACAGCTCACATCGTGAGACAATCGTGGGCAACAACGATTCGGCGGAACGGGCCGTTAGTAAAATTACGACATGGGGTGATGGTTCTTCGAGAGTCTTCAACAAGGCATTTGCTGCGCTCTCATGCGCCTCATGAAATTGAAGCAATATCGCGATACGCCACTTTGCCTCGTACGGCGTGAGCGCCAATTCACGCTGTAAGTCACGTATCTGTTCTACCTTTATAACCGTAGCGCCTTCCTGCGCCTCGATGATGTGTGCGTCGGGAAACGTACCCTCCTGAATCAATCGGCACGCGCGGCATTCCCCACATACCAATCCAGCCTGTGCAGCGTTCCGGCAATTCAAGGCTTGCGCAAAACGCACAGCGAGTGTTCGCTTGCCGATCGAATCCGGCCCCGTGAATAAATATGCGTGACGTACCTGGTGACTGGCGATGTGCGTCATCAGCAGCTGCACCGCCCAATCATGTCCGATAATGTTCCATGACATACGGTCATTGTAGCCGACCTTCATCCGGGTTCACAAGGTCTGAGCCCAGAGAACGCGCCGTCATTGCCGAACATTGCGAGGTTGGTTTCTTGCTTCCTACACCAAAGATGCCCCACCTCCGGTCATCTTTATTCTTGTCGATAATGGACTGCTTGAGGTATAAAAAGACCATGCCAGGAGAAAATGCAGCATTTCTTATCGGCCGCGTTCCAATACACGGAAGGATGATTCTTGCTCCCATGGATGGATTCGGCGATTCGCCGTTCCGT is part of the Anaerolineales bacterium genome and harbors:
- the holB gene encoding DNA polymerase III subunit delta' encodes the protein MSWNIIGHDWAVQLLMTHIASHQVRHAYLFTGPDSIGKRTLAVRFAQALNCRNAAQAGLVCGECRACRLIQEGTFPDAHIIEAQEGATVIKVEQIRDLQRELALTPYEAKWRIAILLQFHEAHESAANALLKTLEEPSPHVVILLTARSAESLLPTIVSRCELFNLRAPTRDELERVLVERGESKEKARLLAGISSGRPGYALRLLANPALLDQRTKILDDFVGLLGNNRAMRFAYVEEVTRGKDLQVLREHAEDVLVSWGSLWRDVLVTSTDADTATQNPDRAEDIERLASKLDTDQVFHALQKTMESIDAIHRFGNIRMVLETLMLDLPTLSL